The following are from one region of the Coraliomargarita parva genome:
- a CDS encoding type IV pilus twitching motility protein PilT, with product MSYEMNDLLELMVDQGASDLHIQVNQPPTLRIDGGMTPVDGPKLSPQDTEDLMKAITSATNQERLKTTGGADFGFAYLDLARFRVSVLRAKGNYGMVLRQIPKDLFTLADIGLPERIKELISRPRGLILVTGPTGSGKSTTLASMINWINEHMDGHIITIEDPIEYFHDHKKSIVTQREVGNDVGSFSEAIRGALRQDPDVILVGEMRDLETIEAAVGAAETGHLVFATLHTTGAARTVDRIVDAFPAHMKDQIRTQLASSIVAVISQVLCKKIGGGRVASFEIMVTTTSIAQLIRENKTYRIASDIQTGATHGMISLDAHLMSLFNRGLISPEEALSKSQNAADMRKNLIENGAKFAR from the coding sequence ATGAGTTATGAAATGAACGACCTGCTCGAACTGATGGTGGATCAGGGGGCGTCCGATCTTCATATTCAAGTTAATCAGCCGCCGACACTGCGGATCGATGGGGGAATGACTCCGGTCGATGGCCCAAAATTGAGCCCGCAGGATACCGAGGACTTGATGAAGGCCATCACTTCGGCGACCAATCAGGAGCGCTTGAAGACCACTGGGGGGGCTGACTTCGGTTTCGCCTATTTGGACCTGGCTCGTTTCCGTGTGAGTGTGTTGCGAGCCAAGGGCAACTACGGCATGGTCCTGCGCCAGATTCCCAAGGATCTCTTTACTTTGGCCGATATTGGTCTGCCGGAACGGATCAAGGAGCTGATCAGCCGTCCGCGCGGCCTTATCCTGGTGACGGGCCCGACAGGCTCCGGTAAATCGACGACGCTGGCTTCGATGATCAACTGGATCAACGAGCACATGGACGGTCATATCATTACGATTGAAGACCCGATCGAATATTTCCATGACCATAAGAAGTCGATCGTGACCCAGCGTGAGGTGGGCAACGACGTGGGCAGTTTCTCCGAAGCCATCCGTGGCGCCTTGCGGCAGGATCCGGATGTCATTCTGGTTGGGGAAATGCGTGACCTGGAGACGATTGAAGCTGCGGTGGGCGCGGCTGAGACCGGTCACTTGGTCTTTGCCACTCTGCACACGACCGGTGCGGCCCGTACGGTGGACCGGATTGTGGATGCCTTCCCGGCTCACATGAAGGACCAAATCCGGACTCAGTTGGCATCCTCAATTGTTGCGGTTATTTCCCAGGTGCTTTGCAAGAAGATCGGCGGCGGGCGTGTGGCGTCCTTTGAAATCATGGTGACGACCACCTCGATCGCGCAGCTCATTCGTGAGAATAAGACCTACCGGATCGCTTCCGATATCCAGACCGGGGCGACCCACGGCATGATCAGTCTGGATGCGCACCTGATGAGCCTGTTCAATCGCGGCCTGATCAGTCCCGAAGAGGCCCTTTCGAAGTCCCAAAATGCCGCAGACATGCGGAAAAACCTTATTGAAAACGGTGCGAAGTTCGCCCGCTAG